The following are encoded in a window of Megachile rotundata isolate GNS110a chromosome 2, iyMegRotu1, whole genome shotgun sequence genomic DNA:
- the LOC100877790 gene encoding uncharacterized protein LOC100877790 isoform X5: MDKAVLVDEVHGDTIQLKPIKGENLSLSLESEANGNNIINIPEGQESSLLDCADNTIQNAFPLNACDVKGAIEEVNNTVEIIADTNNSTIGESKKEVINNDTQIGENQCTQIKEENKENQINDSTETKNECTENTCLDNESTKFSSNIDVIKTEDNKQIIEKHDVCTVLNISTVDDTNAQCQALIKTLSQTFEDKDESSRVADTDADLSTLNDGNSEVMVVTVETTIDDSNETTEENIVLTVHEKDLVVDSNENDTSTDQKETKNTEIINEEFNLIDYAQENDGTIIEVISTEVVDSEVTETCSRQCNREILNHTVSEKDSITSASSEVTKSEILNNVNVDSNEMQKKCNKNNDEINNIKQAEINDKGKTDICDNSYKGNEVIRNKVVIPVQVDNRKEEDISTSEVNKINTSNKRSVIQDIFDDWRDENVEDDNQSASKMQDTVEIELKSLLNDTKTIQTIEEDTVVLVEEEITCLKEEFGTDTKKVVQVIKENKDIQVSKEQIGNNKTVNKQHIQSSVKPSHKDQVNLPVLQNSEHALKDVTHDSIACNQTSSSQTQITPSVSRGRNLTSQIASPAEVTEALKERLREKQKIVEAPPGPDIFFVKKLTQRLSSKLAGSPTSSLPALIPLPQSTTQSSTHCEKKSIDNIGVTINKESSSDNKELLAILEGDVDPDWSNLKPPTLTEEGKHPMNIEQTGHNTPPKLDPLVERELALKQLLELPVTPVKRSTARKKKTLKPTPTNEISKDVGVKSVSDVKKQIVNIDLIDETTESSSKDTKPESDTSSASVEQHALEKNAEVNTSDVRLDESRSGRKRKLTEKAREHEQQQNIVKRQKINKNKSLLNKKQIQEKPSQITTDIGLFENYASEESVLPVNNVNDDDVDITITKVVTAKQVTDNKVDSTLNKSENILLKRPKQNLSKKESQSITTRNMVVKKILRQNMTSNKKAITLKTKLNVPSKKSGSKLVSKSKRVTENSPGETKPKKKIINEIDRLLQDEGVVNLLYDVEQPDKKRLIPITKSQAKVMDIQKVQRELKIRKKLVRNAVLRLRTSAAGVSKVSSRSKRTSVYLNDMHVDKKIGDQVMSVKSISEPSQEFILPAKIRNAADASVIIRRHSSSSFSSASGSPRVSTDSLEKSEGVKVDEGGPHSLRSAKRRHSQDDKINIKKIKKRVSSKTDTEIVTDTEDKTSIPVRLNKKSDSKKTDKSSKHPEITIINETNSGLGKVITRSNGAATGKVTSKTKKTTKNKVTFAKTSEQDNDEGLSKKEDELSACLAEAANALAVVSAGGRSGNSTANRKSKVNASITKTVESDNKTKMETRSQFSNKEINVRRHGNLVQLILTPSSSTKIRNALTLQVMQEFRETLSILKKDDDCRVVLLTSTGSSFCEGLELSTLLHANKEERRIRAQELADAVN, translated from the exons ATGGACAAGGCAGTCCTGGTTG ATGAAGTACACGGTGATACTATACAATTGAAACCAATAAAAGGAGAAAATTTATCTTTGTCGTTAGAATCGGAAGCAAATggtaacaatataataaatattcctgaagGTCAGGAAAGTAGTCTATTAGATTGTGCAGATAATACAATTCAAAATGCTTTTCCCTTAAATGCATGCGACGTAAAAGGTGCAATCGAAGAAGTTAACAACACTGTTGAAATAATAGCGGACACGAATAATTCTACTATTGGTGAATCTAAAAAAGAGGTAATAAATAATGATACGCAAATTGGTGAAAATCAGTGTACACAGATCAAGGAGGAAAATAAAGAGAACCAAATAAATGATTCGACCGAAACTAAGAACGAATGCACAGAAAATACATGTTTGGATAACGAAAGTACAAAATTTTCGAGTAATATCGATGTAATTAAAACGGAagataataaacaaattattgaaaaacaTGATGTTTGTACAGTGTTAAACATAAGTACAGTCGATGATACTAATGCTCAGTGTCAAGCATTAATTAAGACACTAAGTCAAACTTTTGAAGACAAAGACGAATCTTCGCGCGTTGCTGACACAGATGCAGATTTATCTACTTTGAACGATGGTAATTCAGAAGTTATGGTAGTGACTGTGGAAACTACCATCGACGATTCTAATGAAACAACagaagaaaatattgttctaacGGTACACGAAAAGGACCTAGTAGTAGATTCCAATGAAAATGATACTTCAACGGatcaaaaagaaacaaaaaacactgaaattataaacgaagaatttaatttgataGACTATGCTCAAGAAAACGATGGAACTATAATAGAAGTGATTTCTACGGAGGTTGTAGATTCAGAAGTAACTGAAACGTGTAGTCGACAATGCAATAGAGAAATCTTGAACCATACTGTTTCCGAGAAAGATTCTATAACTTCTGCCAGTTCGGAAGTAACAAAGTCAGAAATTCTGAATAACGTTAATGTGGATAGCAATGAAATGCAAAAAAAATGCAACAAAAATAACGatgaaataaataacataaaacaAGCAGAGATAAACGATAAAGGCAAGACTGACATATGTGATAATTCGTATAAAGGTAATGAAGTTATTCGTAATAAAGTTGTCATACCTGTACAAGTAGATAATCGAAAAGAGGAAGATATATCTACCAGCGaagtaaacaaaattaatacatcTAACAAAAGAAGCGTGATTCAAGATATTTTTGATGACTGGCGCGATGAAAATGTGGAAGACGATAATCAGTCAGCTTCTAAAATGCAAGACACTGtagaaattgaattaaaaagtttattaaACGATACAAAAACAATACAGACAATAGAAGAGGATACTGTTGTACTAGTCGAAGAAGAGATCACGTGTTTAAAAGAAGAGTTCGGTACGGATACGAAAAAAGTAGTAcaagttattaaagaaaataaagatatACAGGTATCAAAAGAACAAATAGGTAATAATAAAACTGTGAAcaaacaacatattcaaagtaGCGTAAAACCATCGCATAAGGACCAAGTTAATTTACCGGTATTACAAAATTCTGAACACGCTCTAAAGGACGTAACTCATGATTCGATTGCATGTAATCAAACGTCATCGTCACAAACACAAATTACGCCCAGTGTTAGTCGCGGTCGTAATTTAACTAGCCAAATAGCTTCACCAGCCGAGGTAACAGAAGCATTGAAAGAGAGACTTCGTGAGAAACAGAAAATTGTGGAGGCGCCGCCTGGACCTGACATATTTTTTGTGAAGAAACTAACTCAAAGATTATCGAGCAAATTAGCAGGTAGCCCAACAAGTTCTTTACCAGCCCTTATACCATTGCCTCAATCGACTACTCAATCATCTACTCATTGCGAGAAAAAATCAATAGATAATATAGGCGTAACAATTAATAAAGAAAGCAGTTCTGATAATAAAGAACTTTTAGCAATATTGGAAGGTGACGTTGATCCAGATTGGTCAAACTTAAAACCACCGACATTAACCGAAGAGGGAAAACATCCGATGAACATTGAACAAACTGGACATAACACACCGCCAAAACTTGATCCGTTGGTTGAACGAGAATTGGCACTGAAACAACTTTTAGAATTACCTGTTACCCCAGTTAAGAGAAGCACGgcaagaaaaaagaaaacactTAAACCTACACCTACAAACGAAATTTCTAAAGATGTAGGGGTAAAATCTGTATCCGATGTAAAGAAACAAATTGTTAATATTGATTTAATAGACGAAACTACCGAATCATCTTCAAAGGATACAAAACCTGAGTCTGACACCTCCTCTGCGAGCGTTGAACAGCATGCTTTAGAAAAAAATGCAGAAGTAAACACGTCAGATGTGCGACTGGATGAATCAAGATCTGGTAGAAAACGTAAACTTACCGAAAAAGCTAGAGAACATGAACAGCAGCAGAATATTGTAAAACggcaaaaaataaacaaaaataaaagtttgttaaataaaaagcaAATTCAAGAAAAACCATCACAAATTACAACAGACATTGGTTTATTCGAAAATTATGCATCTGAAGAAAGTGTTTTACCGGTCAATAATGTAAACGATGACGATGTTGACATCACAATAACAAAAGTAGTAACAGCGAAACAAGTTACAGATAATAAAGTTGATTCAACGTTGAACAAGTCCGAGAATATACTTTTAAAACGTCCGAAACAAAATCTTAGTAAAAAGGAATCACAATCTATTACTACAAGGAATATGGTAGTTAAAAAGATATTGAGGCAAAATATGACTTCTAATAAAAAAGCTATtactttaaaaacaaaattgaatGTACCGTCGAAAAAGAGTGGATCAAAACTTGTTTCAAAATCAAAACGAGTAACGGAAAACAGCCCCGGAGAAACTAAACCCAAAAAAAAGATCATAAATGAAATAGATAGATTACTGCAGGACGAAGGTGTTGTGAATTTACTATACGACGTGGAACAACCagataaaaaacgattaattcCAATTACTAAGTCTCAAGCGAAAGTTATGGACATACAAAAAGTACAGCGTGAACTTAAGATCAGGAAAAAATTGGTGCGTAATGCCGTTTTAAGATTACGTACTTCGGCAGCAGGTGTATCGAAAGTCTCTTCGAGGTCCAAAAGAACGTCTGTATATTTAAACGATATGCATGTAGATAAGAAAATTGGGGATCAAGTTATGTCTGTAAAATCAATAAGCGAACCATCTCAGGAGTTCATTTTACCTGCAAAAATAAGAAATGCAGCGGATGCATCTGTTATAATTAGAAGACACTCGTCTAGTTCGTTTTCTAGTGCATCTGGAAGTCCTAGAGTTAGCACCGATAGCCTAGAAAAAAGCGAAGGAGTTAAAGTTGACGAAGGTGGACCTCATTCTTTGAGATCTGCAAAGAGAAGGCATTCGCAggatgataaaataaatataaagaaaattaaaaaaagagtttcaTCAAAAACAGATACAGAAATTGTTACAGATACGGAAGACAAAACGTCTATTCCTGTACGCTTGAACAAAAAATCAGACTCGAAAAAAACTGATAAAAGTTCTAAACACCCAgaaattactataataaatgAGACTAATAGTGGTTTAGGCAAAGTTATCACCCGGTCTAATGGTGCAGCTACAGGTAAGGTAACATCTAAAACAAAGAAAACTACAAAAAACAAAGTTACATTTGCTAAAACAAGCGAGCAGGATAACGATGAGGGATTGTCCAAAAAAGAAGATGAACTTTCAGCCTGTCTCGCTGAAGCCGCGAATGCGCTTGCAGTAGTTAGTGCTGGAGGTCGATCTGGAAATTCGACGGCAAACCGTAAAAGCAAAG taAATGCAAGTATTACTAAGACAGTAGAATCggataataaaacaaaaatggaAACTCGTAGTCAGTTCAGTAACAAAGAGATAAACGTACGGCGACACGGTAATCTTGTTCAATTAATACTTACACCGTCATCTTCGACGAAAATAAGGAACGCTCTTACTCTTCAg gtGATGCAAGAGTTTcgtgaaacattatctattttaAAGAAAGATGATGACTGTAGAGTTGTTTTACTAACATCAACAGGCAGCAGTTTTTGCGAAGGTCTTGAACTTTCTACGCTTTTACATGCAAATAAAGAAGAGCGGCGAATTCGTGCCCAAGAATTGGCTGATGCCGTTAA TTAA
- the LOC100877790 gene encoding uncharacterized protein LOC100877790 isoform X4: MEQIDEVHGDTIQLKPIKGENLSLSLESEANGAIEEVNNTVEIIADTNNSTIGESKKEVINNDTQIGENQCTQIKEENKENQINDSTETKNECTENTCLDNESTKFSSNIDVIKTEDNKQIIEKHDVCTVLNISTVDDTNAQCQALIKTLSQTFEDKDESSRVADTDADLSTLNDGNSEVMVVTVETTIDDSNETTEENIVLTVHEKDLVVDSNENDTSTDQKETKNTEIINEEFNLIDYAQENDGTIIEVISTEVVDSEVTETCSRQCNREILNHTVSEKDSITSASSEVTKSEILNNVNVDSNEMQKKCNKNNDEINNIKQAEINDKGKTDICDNSYKGNEVIRNKVVIPVQVDNRKEEDISTSEVNKINTSNKRSVIQDIFDDWRDENVEDDNQSASKMQDTVEIELKSLLNDTKTIQTIEEDTVVLVEEEITCLKEEFGTDTKKVVQVIKENKDIQVSKEQIGNNKTVNKQHIQSSVKPSHKDQVNLPVLQNSEHALKDVTHDSIACNQTSSSQTQITPSVSRGRNLTSQIASPAEVTEALKERLREKQKIVEAPPGPDIFFVKKLTQRLSSKLAGSPTSSLPALIPLPQSTTQSSTHCEKKSIDNIGVTINKESSSDNKELLAILEGDVDPDWSNLKPPTLTEEGKHPMNIEQTGHNTPPKLDPLVERELALKQLLELPVTPVKRSTARKKKTLKPTPTNEISKDVGVKSVSDVKKQIVNIDLIDETTESSSKDTKPESDTSSASVEQHALEKNAEVNTSDVRLDESRSGRKRKLTEKAREHEQQQNIVKRQKINKNKSLLNKKQIQEKPSQITTDIGLFENYASEESVLPVNNVNDDDVDITITKVVTAKQVTDNKVDSTLNKSENILLKRPKQNLSKKESQSITTRNMVVKKILRQNMTSNKKAITLKTKLNVPSKKSGSKLVSKSKRVTENSPGETKPKKKIINEIDRLLQDEGVVNLLYDVEQPDKKRLIPITKSQAKVMDIQKVQRELKIRKKLVRNAVLRLRTSAAGVSKVSSRSKRTSVYLNDMHVDKKIGDQVMSVKSISEPSQEFILPAKIRNAADASVIIRRHSSSSFSSASGSPRVSTDSLEKSEGVKVDEGGPHSLRSAKRRHSQDDKINIKKIKKRVSSKTDTEIVTDTEDKTSIPVRLNKKSDSKKTDKSSKHPEITIINETNSGLGKVITRSNGAATGKVTSKTKKTTKNKVTFAKTSEQDNDEGLSKKEDELSACLAEAANALAVVSAGGRSGNSTANRKSKVNASITKTVESDNKTKMETRSQFSNKEINVRRHGNLVQLILTPSSSTKIRNALTLQVMQEFRETLSILKKDDDCRVVLLTSTGSSFCEGLELSTLLHANKEERRIRAQELADAVKDFIKTLASFNKPIVAGIQGAAIGLGVTMLPLFDLVIASDKATFSTPYGKLGQIAEGAAVYTLSHILGSAITSELLLGGRTLTASEALRAGLVTRVLWPDRFQVELLPTLKLMSEQSSQSMEATKTLLRHGLRKKLDAALESETYLLIQHWCSIECQTAIKAYIDGKVL; this comes from the exons ATGGAACAAATAGATGAAGTACACGGTGATACTATACAATTGAAACCAATAAAAGGAGAAAATTTATCTTTGTCGTTAGAATCGGAAGCAAATg GTGCAATCGAAGAAGTTAACAACACTGTTGAAATAATAGCGGACACGAATAATTCTACTATTGGTGAATCTAAAAAAGAGGTAATAAATAATGATACGCAAATTGGTGAAAATCAGTGTACACAGATCAAGGAGGAAAATAAAGAGAACCAAATAAATGATTCGACCGAAACTAAGAACGAATGCACAGAAAATACATGTTTGGATAACGAAAGTACAAAATTTTCGAGTAATATCGATGTAATTAAAACGGAagataataaacaaattattgaaaaacaTGATGTTTGTACAGTGTTAAACATAAGTACAGTCGATGATACTAATGCTCAGTGTCAAGCATTAATTAAGACACTAAGTCAAACTTTTGAAGACAAAGACGAATCTTCGCGCGTTGCTGACACAGATGCAGATTTATCTACTTTGAACGATGGTAATTCAGAAGTTATGGTAGTGACTGTGGAAACTACCATCGACGATTCTAATGAAACAACagaagaaaatattgttctaacGGTACACGAAAAGGACCTAGTAGTAGATTCCAATGAAAATGATACTTCAACGGatcaaaaagaaacaaaaaacactgaaattataaacgaagaatttaatttgataGACTATGCTCAAGAAAACGATGGAACTATAATAGAAGTGATTTCTACGGAGGTTGTAGATTCAGAAGTAACTGAAACGTGTAGTCGACAATGCAATAGAGAAATCTTGAACCATACTGTTTCCGAGAAAGATTCTATAACTTCTGCCAGTTCGGAAGTAACAAAGTCAGAAATTCTGAATAACGTTAATGTGGATAGCAATGAAATGCAAAAAAAATGCAACAAAAATAACGatgaaataaataacataaaacaAGCAGAGATAAACGATAAAGGCAAGACTGACATATGTGATAATTCGTATAAAGGTAATGAAGTTATTCGTAATAAAGTTGTCATACCTGTACAAGTAGATAATCGAAAAGAGGAAGATATATCTACCAGCGaagtaaacaaaattaatacatcTAACAAAAGAAGCGTGATTCAAGATATTTTTGATGACTGGCGCGATGAAAATGTGGAAGACGATAATCAGTCAGCTTCTAAAATGCAAGACACTGtagaaattgaattaaaaagtttattaaACGATACAAAAACAATACAGACAATAGAAGAGGATACTGTTGTACTAGTCGAAGAAGAGATCACGTGTTTAAAAGAAGAGTTCGGTACGGATACGAAAAAAGTAGTAcaagttattaaagaaaataaagatatACAGGTATCAAAAGAACAAATAGGTAATAATAAAACTGTGAAcaaacaacatattcaaagtaGCGTAAAACCATCGCATAAGGACCAAGTTAATTTACCGGTATTACAAAATTCTGAACACGCTCTAAAGGACGTAACTCATGATTCGATTGCATGTAATCAAACGTCATCGTCACAAACACAAATTACGCCCAGTGTTAGTCGCGGTCGTAATTTAACTAGCCAAATAGCTTCACCAGCCGAGGTAACAGAAGCATTGAAAGAGAGACTTCGTGAGAAACAGAAAATTGTGGAGGCGCCGCCTGGACCTGACATATTTTTTGTGAAGAAACTAACTCAAAGATTATCGAGCAAATTAGCAGGTAGCCCAACAAGTTCTTTACCAGCCCTTATACCATTGCCTCAATCGACTACTCAATCATCTACTCATTGCGAGAAAAAATCAATAGATAATATAGGCGTAACAATTAATAAAGAAAGCAGTTCTGATAATAAAGAACTTTTAGCAATATTGGAAGGTGACGTTGATCCAGATTGGTCAAACTTAAAACCACCGACATTAACCGAAGAGGGAAAACATCCGATGAACATTGAACAAACTGGACATAACACACCGCCAAAACTTGATCCGTTGGTTGAACGAGAATTGGCACTGAAACAACTTTTAGAATTACCTGTTACCCCAGTTAAGAGAAGCACGgcaagaaaaaagaaaacactTAAACCTACACCTACAAACGAAATTTCTAAAGATGTAGGGGTAAAATCTGTATCCGATGTAAAGAAACAAATTGTTAATATTGATTTAATAGACGAAACTACCGAATCATCTTCAAAGGATACAAAACCTGAGTCTGACACCTCCTCTGCGAGCGTTGAACAGCATGCTTTAGAAAAAAATGCAGAAGTAAACACGTCAGATGTGCGACTGGATGAATCAAGATCTGGTAGAAAACGTAAACTTACCGAAAAAGCTAGAGAACATGAACAGCAGCAGAATATTGTAAAACggcaaaaaataaacaaaaataaaagtttgttaaataaaaagcaAATTCAAGAAAAACCATCACAAATTACAACAGACATTGGTTTATTCGAAAATTATGCATCTGAAGAAAGTGTTTTACCGGTCAATAATGTAAACGATGACGATGTTGACATCACAATAACAAAAGTAGTAACAGCGAAACAAGTTACAGATAATAAAGTTGATTCAACGTTGAACAAGTCCGAGAATATACTTTTAAAACGTCCGAAACAAAATCTTAGTAAAAAGGAATCACAATCTATTACTACAAGGAATATGGTAGTTAAAAAGATATTGAGGCAAAATATGACTTCTAATAAAAAAGCTATtactttaaaaacaaaattgaatGTACCGTCGAAAAAGAGTGGATCAAAACTTGTTTCAAAATCAAAACGAGTAACGGAAAACAGCCCCGGAGAAACTAAACCCAAAAAAAAGATCATAAATGAAATAGATAGATTACTGCAGGACGAAGGTGTTGTGAATTTACTATACGACGTGGAACAACCagataaaaaacgattaattcCAATTACTAAGTCTCAAGCGAAAGTTATGGACATACAAAAAGTACAGCGTGAACTTAAGATCAGGAAAAAATTGGTGCGTAATGCCGTTTTAAGATTACGTACTTCGGCAGCAGGTGTATCGAAAGTCTCTTCGAGGTCCAAAAGAACGTCTGTATATTTAAACGATATGCATGTAGATAAGAAAATTGGGGATCAAGTTATGTCTGTAAAATCAATAAGCGAACCATCTCAGGAGTTCATTTTACCTGCAAAAATAAGAAATGCAGCGGATGCATCTGTTATAATTAGAAGACACTCGTCTAGTTCGTTTTCTAGTGCATCTGGAAGTCCTAGAGTTAGCACCGATAGCCTAGAAAAAAGCGAAGGAGTTAAAGTTGACGAAGGTGGACCTCATTCTTTGAGATCTGCAAAGAGAAGGCATTCGCAggatgataaaataaatataaagaaaattaaaaaaagagtttcaTCAAAAACAGATACAGAAATTGTTACAGATACGGAAGACAAAACGTCTATTCCTGTACGCTTGAACAAAAAATCAGACTCGAAAAAAACTGATAAAAGTTCTAAACACCCAgaaattactataataaatgAGACTAATAGTGGTTTAGGCAAAGTTATCACCCGGTCTAATGGTGCAGCTACAGGTAAGGTAACATCTAAAACAAAGAAAACTACAAAAAACAAAGTTACATTTGCTAAAACAAGCGAGCAGGATAACGATGAGGGATTGTCCAAAAAAGAAGATGAACTTTCAGCCTGTCTCGCTGAAGCCGCGAATGCGCTTGCAGTAGTTAGTGCTGGAGGTCGATCTGGAAATTCGACGGCAAACCGTAAAAGCAAAG taAATGCAAGTATTACTAAGACAGTAGAATCggataataaaacaaaaatggaAACTCGTAGTCAGTTCAGTAACAAAGAGATAAACGTACGGCGACACGGTAATCTTGTTCAATTAATACTTACACCGTCATCTTCGACGAAAATAAGGAACGCTCTTACTCTTCAg gtGATGCAAGAGTTTcgtgaaacattatctattttaAAGAAAGATGATGACTGTAGAGTTGTTTTACTAACATCAACAGGCAGCAGTTTTTGCGAAGGTCTTGAACTTTCTACGCTTTTACATGCAAATAAAGAAGAGCGGCGAATTCGTGCCCAAGAATTGGCTGATGCCGTTAA agactttatTAAAACTTTAGCATCATTCAATAAACCCATTGTCGCTGGGATTCAGGGTGCTGCGATTGGACTTGGAGTAACAATGTTACCTTTGTTCGATCTTGTTATAGCTAGCGATAAAGCAACATTTAGTACACCTTATGGAAAATTGGGTCAAATTGCCGAAGGCGCAGCTGTTTACACCCTATCGCATATATTAGGAAGTGCAATT ACGAGCGAATTATTGTTAGGTGGAAGAACTTTAACGGCCAGCGAAGCGTTAAGAGCTGGTCTTGTAACTCGAGTTTTATGGCCAGACAGATTTCAAGTGGAATTATTACCAACTTTAAAACTAATGAGCGAACAATCTTCACAG TCTATGGAAGCTACGAAAACACTACTAAGACATGGTCTGCGAAAAAAATTGGATGCAGCATTGGAATCAGAGACTTATTTACTAATCCAACATTGGTGTTCCATAGAATGTCAAACTGCCATAAAGGCTTATATTGATGGAAAAGTTCTGTGA